A genomic window from Brevibacillus agri includes:
- a CDS encoding HXXEE domain-containing protein: MSELVNLIWLLLVVFVFHDLEEIITVEGWLAQKREQVLRALPSWLQKFVEPSLAMNTAQFAVAVTCVFAVLAAAVVLAAATLPLGTYLPFFLVCLHVMFLHVFTHIGHTIALRTYTPGVVTAVVLVLPYSVYTYVRLFEAGVLTWPLVWSTLPFCLLAVPILYAAHWLGQAAGGLVSRG; encoded by the coding sequence ATGAGTGAGCTTGTGAATCTGATCTGGCTGTTGCTGGTCGTGTTTGTGTTTCACGATCTGGAGGAAATCATCACGGTCGAGGGCTGGCTTGCGCAGAAGCGGGAGCAGGTTTTGCGCGCGCTGCCGAGTTGGCTGCAAAAGTTCGTGGAGCCGTCGCTTGCGATGAACACCGCGCAGTTTGCCGTAGCCGTCACGTGCGTCTTCGCCGTCCTCGCCGCTGCCGTCGTGCTTGCGGCTGCCACGCTGCCGCTCGGGACGTACTTGCCGTTTTTTCTCGTCTGCCTGCACGTTATGTTTTTGCACGTTTTCACGCACATCGGACACACGATTGCGCTGCGCACGTACACACCGGGCGTCGTGACGGCAGTCGTGCTCGTTTTGCCGTACAGCGTCTACACCTATGTCCGCCTGTTTGAAGCAGGGGTGCTTACGTGGCCGCTCGTCTGGAGTACGCTGCCGTTCTGCTTGCTGGCCGTGCCGATTTTGTACGCTGCGCACTGGCTCGGGCAGGCGGCAGGAGGGCTGGTCAGCCGCGGATGA
- a CDS encoding TetR/AcrR family transcriptional regulator, whose amino-acid sequence MDSKFSKGEQSRGRLLAAAASEFAAKGFHRARVSDIVKAAGLTQASFYQYFESKEGLYQQLMDEFFAKLWELADGGSKVTALDEADVYGQVRENLLALFRFFQGRPELTQMVLYQAEAGEELHRKLAATVSANLRQNQAAGHVRADLSPEVAAEAMVAVCYRLTSRFLLAGEKTAEQLADEAVSFLAHGILQEKTREGARHE is encoded by the coding sequence ATGGACAGCAAATTTTCCAAAGGGGAGCAAAGCCGCGGACGGTTGCTGGCAGCAGCGGCTTCCGAATTTGCGGCCAAAGGCTTTCACCGTGCCAGGGTGAGTGACATCGTGAAGGCGGCCGGGCTGACGCAAGCGTCTTTTTACCAGTATTTCGAGAGCAAGGAAGGGCTGTACCAGCAGCTCATGGACGAGTTTTTCGCGAAGCTGTGGGAGCTGGCCGACGGAGGGAGCAAGGTGACGGCGCTGGACGAAGCGGATGTGTACGGGCAGGTGCGGGAAAATCTCTTGGCGCTGTTCCGCTTCTTTCAGGGGCGGCCGGAGCTGACGCAGATGGTGCTCTATCAGGCGGAGGCGGGAGAGGAGCTGCACCGCAAGCTGGCAGCCACGGTCAGCGCCAATCTGCGGCAAAACCAGGCGGCGGGCCATGTCCGCGCCGACCTGTCGCCGGAGGTGGCGGCAGAAGCAATGGTCGCCGTCTGCTACCGCCTGACGTCCCGCTTTTTGCTGGCGGGGGAAAAGACGGCCGAGCAGCTCGCCGACGAGGCGGTGTCGTTTTTGGCGCACGGAATCTTGCAGGAAAAGACGAGGGAGGGGGCACGGCATGAGTGA
- the trpS gene encoding tryptophan--tRNA ligase, giving the protein MKTIFSGIQPSGILTLGNYLGAMKHFVPLQDQFNCFYCIVDQHAITVPQEPAVLRENIRRLAALYLAVGLDPNKMTLFVQSEVPAHAKLGWIMLCTSYLGELERMTQFKDKSDGRGESIPAGLLAYPPLMAADILLYGTDYVPVGEDQKQHLELTRDLATRFNNRYGDIFTIPEVRLPETGARIMSLADGTKKMSKSDPNQGAFISMLDDPATITKKIKRAQTDSDSSVRYDKAEKPAVSNLMTIYSLCSGKSLEEIEAMYEGKGYGAFKTDLAEVVVETLRPIQERYEQLFHSSELDDILSAGAEKANAVANEMLHKVERAMGMAR; this is encoded by the coding sequence ATGAAAACCATTTTTTCCGGTATTCAGCCGAGCGGTATTTTGACCCTTGGCAACTACCTCGGCGCGATGAAGCATTTCGTTCCGCTGCAGGACCAGTTCAACTGCTTTTACTGCATCGTCGATCAGCACGCGATCACAGTTCCGCAGGAGCCAGCCGTCTTGCGCGAAAACATCCGCCGTCTGGCAGCGCTCTACCTGGCAGTCGGCCTCGACCCGAACAAAATGACTTTGTTCGTCCAATCGGAAGTGCCAGCCCATGCCAAACTCGGCTGGATCATGCTGTGCACCTCGTACCTCGGCGAGCTTGAGCGCATGACCCAGTTCAAGGACAAATCCGACGGACGGGGCGAATCAATTCCGGCCGGCTTGCTGGCGTATCCGCCACTGATGGCCGCAGACATTTTGCTGTACGGCACAGACTACGTTCCGGTCGGCGAGGACCAGAAACAGCACCTGGAGCTGACCCGCGACCTGGCGACCCGCTTCAACAACCGTTACGGCGACATTTTCACCATTCCGGAAGTACGCCTGCCGGAAACGGGCGCACGCATCATGTCGCTTGCCGACGGCACGAAAAAAATGAGCAAGTCCGATCCGAACCAGGGCGCTTTCATCTCCATGCTCGACGACCCGGCGACGATTACGAAAAAAATCAAGCGCGCGCAGACCGACTCGGACAGCAGCGTGCGCTATGACAAGGCAGAAAAGCCTGCCGTATCGAACCTCATGACGATCTACTCGCTCTGCTCCGGCAAGTCGCTGGAAGAGATCGAAGCGATGTACGAGGGCAAAGGCTATGGCGCATTCAAAACCGACCTGGCGGAAGTCGTGGTGGAGACGCTGCGTCCGATCCAGGAGCGCTACGAGCAACTGTTCCATTCCTCCGAGCTGGACGACATCCTCTCGGCGGGCGCAGAAAAGGCAAATGCCGTGGCGAATGAAATGCTGCACAAAGTAGAAAGAGCAATGGGAATGGCGCGCTAG
- a CDS encoding chitobiase/beta-hexosaminidase C-terminal domain-containing protein, whose translation MQSKKGRLRCLSKLALIAAVVASAVLPSGWEPQAKAQQAGHVVISEVYGGGGNSGADYKNDFIELYNPTGTTVSLAGWSVQYASASGTTWNKTDLTGSIAPYGYYLIKQAAGTGGTTGLPAADDEGAIAMGSTAGKVALVSSGTILTGADVSARPDVVDLVGFGAANGYEGAGPAPATSNSASASRKSRADGIVPNGGNGWDTDNNSADFVVGEPTPKNTQSPAEPPPTESDVSEKPSGRELLFDNTNPAEAVIRGQVRPHVTIKVYASPPAGSETPLAEQVSNDSGQVELTFAHPTSAAVYLTATESGKQESESIELLPAEASPALTAEKISLQQAGSAAELKGQTGAAAGKAILRAYDAPDGNSLLLSGNSTGNAGENGAFSYLLQGIEQLETVYVTQQLASEHGKMFESEPVPIPKSVLSTSTIAEARALAKGTTASVAGTVTAIFEAGGQNNVYMQDETAGLVVRGPGLAAKIAVGDKIRATGKMNDYYGLAQLEAATDDVTVVEKQAGVPTPQSVTSVNFASHAGEAIEGQLVTVRNVTVQSVQNGNYTLQDDQGNFLSRPPVTLLLEPGTTYASITGVVNYDFNEYKLVPRTQADLVEDETRVPTVTAYPQGPLVAAGTKVSLSTSMADAKIYYTTDGTEPTRDSAVYTEPIQLDADTTIQAFAVKEGFTDSKVASFRYTIQKESVRIRDIQGASHQSPLENGTVKAVTGIVTAVVKSGGTIQGFYMQDLLPDDDPRTSEGIYVYEPKAAVNAGDEVKVDGTVKEYVSQNRAATDLTQTQIDAAKVTVVKKAQPLPDPVVLGKGSYRYPKGIIDNDSLGTFDPEEDGIDFWESLEGMLVQVDNPVVVGETKVFTNPASVEFVVIDDEAHRGQPRTPAGGVVLAADDFHPERITVADKLVPILERPMVGDKISEPLVGIIDYSFANYKLYPTETVSVQSGGNKPTVTTLAPKDDELTIASYNIENFSAKTESQKITRIAETIVENMKAPDIIGVVEMQDNNGPTDDGETNAAKSADALRKAIQQKNGPAYRYIDIAPENNQDGGQPGGNIRVGFFYNPARVQLAEGVAGTATGAVQVETRDGAAYLSRNPGRVDPNNEAFASSRKPLAAQFVFQGKPVFVIANHFNSKGGDGALFGKQQPPELVSEKQRMKIARVLNGFVKQIHAADPKANVVVLGDLNDFPFSNPVKALADGALTNMVEKLPPGRQYTYVYQGNSQVLDQILVSPHLEKSTKVDIVHINAGFTEGEGRVSDHDPVLVQIHLQDQGEHETTAQEVADGITGLAQPAAGATRLRLPEVPAGFTVAIKQSSDTGVIALDGTITPPSRQTDIELILLVTRGSDGTSASTEKLTVQVPAKPTTPPPPVTPPDPTPTPDRQKETNKQAEQAILSAKDEQSIEEQVQRVLASLEKLLAAKQVNQAEKWDAVTHSVSTVLAAVAEQAERGVVREKTLLALGESFLDEAFAPLASDEEADAELARLGLAALANFANTVLEPLAPKAVPKDVAKRVRLLAETLLKQASTLAVEPGAEIKAQDEQVGDALDTLDDFLEAIEDVQEKIGFSPVLFIRMEGEGAEEDGADADTADRPRSKKAGQADQRITLEQKLVELLKKKEVGIRLTVPAGAWVEVPGAYFAKESGRKFALSLTAAEASGWKGVSHPGEAYLLEAWSNGKALGSLGEPGFTLALPLASDAGEKLQAYTYRNKQWRAVTGAKGKPLQVAQEADLAVFTVKSAATYVAGNAALEALEAKLKSLKLAPGEEAQLEVLAIFGDGTSEDVTKAEGIEFESSRPAQIEVDEEGRVSVLADAEAGTRATISIRYAGKTAKVHLFVRSAEK comes from the coding sequence ATGCAAAGCAAAAAGGGAAGATTGCGCTGTCTCTCGAAGCTGGCGCTGATCGCGGCGGTTGTCGCGAGCGCGGTTTTGCCGAGCGGATGGGAGCCGCAGGCAAAAGCGCAGCAAGCCGGACATGTCGTCATCAGCGAGGTGTACGGAGGCGGAGGAAACAGCGGGGCCGATTACAAAAACGACTTTATTGAGCTGTACAATCCGACGGGCACGACCGTCTCGCTTGCAGGCTGGTCTGTGCAGTACGCTTCAGCAAGCGGGACGACATGGAACAAGACAGACTTGACGGGCAGTATCGCTCCATACGGATATTACTTGATTAAGCAGGCGGCAGGAACAGGGGGAACGACCGGGCTGCCCGCCGCAGATGACGAGGGCGCGATTGCCATGGGAAGCACGGCTGGAAAAGTGGCCCTCGTCAGCAGCGGAACTATCTTGACGGGAGCCGATGTGTCCGCCCGGCCCGATGTAGTCGATCTGGTCGGCTTCGGAGCGGCCAATGGCTATGAGGGGGCTGGTCCTGCTCCCGCTACGTCGAACTCCGCCAGCGCTTCCCGCAAAAGCCGAGCGGATGGCATCGTACCAAACGGCGGAAACGGCTGGGACACGGACAACAACAGCGCCGACTTCGTGGTGGGAGAGCCTACTCCGAAAAATACGCAGAGTCCGGCAGAGCCGCCGCCGACAGAGAGCGATGTCAGCGAGAAGCCGAGCGGCCGGGAGCTGCTGTTTGACAATACGAATCCGGCGGAAGCCGTCATTCGCGGCCAAGTCCGTCCGCACGTCACCATCAAGGTGTACGCAAGCCCGCCTGCTGGCAGCGAAACGCCTTTGGCTGAGCAGGTGTCGAACGATTCCGGCCAGGTCGAACTGACTTTTGCCCATCCGACTTCGGCAGCGGTCTATCTCACAGCGACGGAGAGCGGCAAACAGGAGAGCGAGAGCATCGAGCTGCTGCCAGCCGAGGCAAGCCCGGCCTTGACGGCTGAAAAAATCAGCCTGCAGCAAGCCGGAAGTGCAGCGGAGCTAAAAGGCCAAACGGGGGCAGCCGCAGGCAAGGCGATTTTGCGCGCCTATGATGCGCCAGATGGCAACAGCCTGCTGCTCAGCGGCAATTCGACAGGCAACGCAGGGGAGAACGGCGCGTTTTCTTATTTGCTGCAAGGCATAGAGCAGTTGGAAACCGTCTACGTGACGCAGCAGCTCGCAAGCGAGCACGGCAAGATGTTCGAGAGCGAGCCTGTGCCGATTCCCAAGTCTGTGCTTTCGACCAGCACGATTGCCGAGGCGAGGGCGCTGGCAAAAGGAACAACCGCGAGCGTTGCCGGAACCGTGACGGCCATCTTTGAGGCGGGGGGCCAAAATAACGTCTACATGCAGGACGAAACGGCCGGGCTGGTCGTGCGCGGTCCAGGGCTTGCCGCCAAAATCGCGGTCGGAGACAAAATCCGGGCGACCGGAAAAATGAATGACTACTACGGGCTGGCCCAGCTCGAAGCCGCAACCGACGACGTGACGGTCGTAGAGAAGCAGGCAGGTGTGCCAACGCCGCAGTCGGTTACATCGGTGAATTTTGCGTCCCATGCGGGGGAAGCGATCGAAGGCCAACTGGTGACGGTCCGCAATGTGACGGTCCAGTCTGTACAAAACGGCAATTATACGTTGCAAGACGATCAGGGCAACTTCCTCTCCCGCCCGCCCGTCACTCTCCTGCTGGAACCGGGCACGACTTACGCCAGCATCACCGGAGTGGTCAACTACGATTTTAACGAATACAAACTGGTGCCGCGGACGCAGGCAGATTTGGTCGAGGATGAGACGCGGGTGCCGACGGTGACGGCGTATCCGCAAGGCCCGCTGGTCGCGGCAGGCACCAAAGTGAGCTTGTCCACGTCCATGGCAGACGCGAAAATTTACTACACGACAGACGGCACGGAGCCGACCAGAGACAGTGCCGTCTATACGGAGCCGATCCAGCTCGACGCGGATACGACGATTCAGGCGTTTGCCGTCAAGGAAGGTTTCACGGACAGCAAAGTCGCCAGCTTCCGCTACACGATCCAAAAAGAGAGCGTGCGCATTCGCGATATTCAGGGAGCCTCCCACCAGTCCCCGCTGGAAAACGGCACGGTAAAAGCCGTCACGGGAATCGTCACGGCAGTCGTGAAAAGCGGCGGAACAATACAAGGCTTCTACATGCAAGACCTGCTTCCGGACGACGATCCGCGCACGTCCGAAGGCATCTACGTGTACGAGCCGAAAGCGGCGGTCAACGCGGGTGATGAAGTGAAGGTAGACGGCACGGTGAAGGAGTACGTGTCGCAAAACCGAGCGGCGACCGATCTCACCCAGACGCAGATTGACGCGGCGAAAGTCACCGTTGTCAAAAAGGCGCAGCCGCTCCCGGACCCGGTTGTTTTAGGGAAAGGAAGCTACCGCTATCCGAAGGGGATCATTGACAACGACAGCCTGGGCACATTCGATCCGGAGGAGGACGGCATTGACTTCTGGGAGAGCCTCGAAGGGATGCTGGTGCAGGTCGACAATCCGGTCGTGGTCGGGGAAACAAAAGTTTTCACGAACCCGGCAAGCGTAGAGTTCGTCGTCATTGACGACGAGGCGCATCGCGGACAACCGCGTACGCCGGCAGGCGGCGTGGTGCTTGCAGCCGACGATTTTCACCCTGAGCGCATCACTGTAGCAGACAAACTCGTGCCGATTTTGGAGCGTCCAATGGTTGGCGACAAAATCTCCGAGCCGCTGGTAGGGATCATTGATTACAGCTTTGCCAATTACAAGCTGTATCCCACCGAAACGGTTTCCGTCCAGTCGGGCGGCAACAAACCGACTGTGACGACACTCGCCCCGAAAGACGATGAGCTGACGATTGCTTCCTACAACATTGAAAATTTTTCGGCCAAAACCGAGTCCCAAAAAATAACGCGAATCGCGGAAACGATCGTCGAGAACATGAAAGCGCCGGATATTATCGGCGTAGTGGAAATGCAGGACAACAACGGACCGACGGACGACGGCGAAACAAATGCCGCGAAATCCGCAGATGCCTTGCGCAAGGCAATCCAGCAAAAGAACGGCCCTGCCTATCGCTACATCGACATCGCGCCAGAGAACAACCAGGACGGGGGCCAGCCAGGCGGCAACATCCGCGTCGGGTTTTTCTACAACCCGGCTCGCGTGCAACTGGCAGAGGGCGTAGCGGGAACGGCAACAGGGGCAGTACAGGTCGAGACACGCGACGGAGCGGCGTACCTCTCGCGCAATCCAGGCCGGGTCGACCCGAACAACGAGGCATTCGCGTCCAGCCGCAAGCCGTTGGCGGCGCAGTTCGTCTTCCAGGGCAAGCCTGTGTTTGTCATCGCCAACCATTTCAATTCCAAGGGCGGGGATGGGGCGCTGTTCGGCAAACAGCAGCCGCCGGAGCTGGTTAGCGAGAAGCAGCGAATGAAAATCGCCCGCGTGCTGAACGGCTTTGTGAAACAAATCCACGCAGCAGATCCCAAGGCCAATGTGGTCGTGTTGGGCGACCTGAACGACTTTCCGTTCTCCAATCCAGTGAAAGCGCTGGCGGATGGCGCTCTGACCAATATGGTCGAGAAGCTGCCGCCGGGCAGACAGTACACCTACGTGTACCAGGGCAATTCCCAGGTGCTCGATCAAATTTTGGTCAGCCCCCATCTGGAAAAAAGCACAAAGGTGGACATCGTGCATATCAATGCCGGATTCACCGAGGGCGAGGGCCGGGTGAGCGACCACGATCCGGTGCTTGTGCAAATCCATTTGCAAGATCAGGGCGAGCACGAGACGACGGCGCAGGAAGTGGCGGACGGCATCACGGGTCTTGCGCAGCCGGCAGCGGGGGCGACAAGGCTGCGTTTGCCTGAAGTGCCCGCAGGATTTACGGTCGCAATCAAGCAATCGAGCGACACAGGCGTCATCGCGCTGGATGGCACGATCACGCCGCCGAGTCGCCAGACGGACATCGAGCTGATTTTGCTAGTAACCCGGGGGTCGGACGGTACGAGCGCCAGCACCGAAAAGCTGACCGTCCAGGTGCCAGCCAAACCGACAACCCCGCCGCCTCCTGTCACTCCGCCAGATCCGACACCGACGCCAGACAGGCAAAAAGAAACAAACAAGCAGGCAGAACAGGCCATTTTGTCTGCAAAAGATGAACAGAGCATCGAGGAACAGGTGCAGCGGGTGCTTGCCAGTCTGGAAAAGCTGCTCGCCGCCAAACAGGTCAACCAGGCCGAGAAGTGGGACGCGGTCACGCATTCCGTTTCGACCGTGCTGGCCGCTGTAGCGGAGCAGGCGGAGCGCGGAGTCGTTCGGGAAAAGACGCTGCTTGCGCTTGGCGAAAGCTTTTTGGACGAAGCATTTGCGCCCCTCGCAAGCGACGAGGAAGCGGATGCGGAGCTGGCAAGGTTGGGGCTCGCCGCCTTGGCGAATTTTGCAAACACAGTGCTGGAACCGCTCGCGCCAAAGGCGGTTCCTAAGGACGTAGCCAAGCGTGTTCGCCTGCTGGCAGAAACGCTGCTGAAACAGGCAAGCACATTGGCCGTCGAGCCTGGGGCCGAGATCAAAGCCCAAGACGAGCAAGTGGGCGACGCGCTCGACACGCTGGACGATTTTTTGGAAGCCATCGAAGACGTGCAGGAAAAAATCGGCTTTTCCCCGGTGCTGTTCATTCGCATGGAAGGCGAGGGGGCAGAGGAAGACGGTGCGGATGCCGATACGGCCGACCGTCCCCGCAGCAAAAAAGCAGGGCAGGCAGATCAGCGGATTACATTGGAGCAGAAGCTGGTCGAGCTGCTGAAGAAAAAAGAGGTCGGCATCAGGCTGACCGTTCCGGCAGGAGCATGGGTAGAAGTACCGGGAGCTTATTTTGCCAAGGAAAGCGGAAGAAAATTTGCCCTCTCCCTGACAGCGGCAGAAGCAAGCGGCTGGAAGGGCGTTTCCCATCCGGGTGAAGCCTATTTGCTCGAAGCGTGGAGCAACGGAAAAGCGCTGGGCAGCCTTGGCGAGCCAGGGTTTACGCTCGCGCTGCCGCTGGCGTCCGATGCAGGTGAAAAGCTGCAAGCTTACACGTACCGCAACAAGCAGTGGCGGGCAGTAACAGGGGCGAAGGGCAAGCCGCTCCAGGTGGCGCAAGAAGCTGACCTGGCCGTCTTCACAGTCAAGTCGGCGGCGACCTACGTCGCGGGGAACGCTGCCTTGGAGGCGCTCGAAGCCAAACTGAAGTCGTTGAAGCTCGCTCCCGGAGAGGAAGCGCAGCTTGAGGTGCTGGCGATATTCGGCGACGGCACTTCGGAAGACGTGACAAAGGCAGAAGGAATCGAGTTCGAGTCCAGCCGTCCCGCGCAGATCGAGGTGGACGAGGAAGGCCGGGTGTCAGTTCTGGCCGATGCGGAAGCGGGCACGCGCGCGACGATTTCGATTCGCTATGCCGGAAAAACGGCGAAGGTACATCTTTTTGTCAGAAGCGCAGAAAAGTAA
- a CDS encoding queuosine precursor transporter has translation MFNLALGVCFALVNFGLFLLCYRLFGRMGLYAWIGMATVLANIQVVKTIEMFGLVMTLGNTIYASIYLVSDLLNEKYGERAAKKAVWFGFFTLIATTIIMQLVLLFDPQPEDIAQESLEKLFGLMPRLALGSLCAYLLSQFVDVKIYSWLKIKCPGRNQLWIRNNGSTLFSQLLDSLTFCTIAFWGVYPLEVWWQILLTTYLIKFVVSAASTPFLYIARNMKVPEE, from the coding sequence ATGTTTAATCTTGCACTCGGAGTATGTTTTGCTCTGGTGAATTTCGGGCTGTTTCTGCTCTGCTACCGCCTGTTCGGCAGAATGGGGCTGTACGCCTGGATCGGAATGGCTACGGTGCTGGCGAACATTCAGGTGGTCAAAACCATCGAGATGTTCGGGCTGGTCATGACGCTCGGCAATACGATTTATGCATCCATCTACCTGGTGTCAGACCTGCTGAATGAAAAGTACGGCGAGCGGGCGGCGAAAAAGGCGGTCTGGTTCGGCTTTTTCACCTTGATCGCGACGACGATCATCATGCAGCTCGTGCTGTTGTTTGATCCGCAGCCGGAAGACATTGCCCAGGAATCGCTGGAAAAGCTGTTCGGCCTGATGCCAAGGCTCGCTTTGGGCAGCCTGTGCGCGTACTTGCTGAGCCAGTTCGTGGACGTGAAAATTTACTCCTGGCTGAAGATAAAGTGCCCGGGACGCAACCAGTTGTGGATTCGCAACAACGGGAGTACGCTGTTCAGCCAGTTGCTCGATTCCTTGACGTTTTGCACGATCGCTTTTTGGGGCGTCTACCCGCTGGAAGTGTGGTGGCAAATTTTATTGACCACGTATTTAATCAAGTTCGTCGTCTCGGCTGCTTCGACGCCGTTTCTCTATATCGCACGCAATATGAAGGTGCCGGAAGAGTAA
- a CDS encoding GNAT family N-acetyltransferase, whose protein sequence is MLPLTLQQVDELTADVAAVIAPCLYNPTPEKLNVLMRLYKTDPNRSLYACVDGDSVFAIIGLKRNPTENTAVILHIAVTEERRGQGVGRQLIDDVLALHSLAAIQAETDREAVAFYRSCGFAVESLGEVYPGVERFLCMKKNEAGLAGKRESAR, encoded by the coding sequence ATGCTTCCGTTAACGTTACAACAGGTCGATGAGCTGACCGCCGATGTCGCGGCCGTAATCGCGCCGTGCCTGTACAACCCGACACCGGAAAAGCTGAACGTGCTCATGAGATTGTACAAGACCGATCCGAATCGGAGCTTGTACGCCTGCGTCGATGGCGACAGCGTCTTCGCGATTATCGGGCTGAAAAGGAATCCGACTGAGAATACGGCGGTCATTTTGCATATTGCGGTCACAGAAGAGCGGCGGGGACAAGGCGTCGGACGCCAATTGATCGACGACGTCTTGGCCCTGCACTCGTTGGCTGCCATTCAGGCGGAAACCGATCGGGAGGCGGTTGCTTTTTATCGGTCGTGCGGGTTTGCGGTGGAGAGTCTGGGGGAAGTCTACCCCGGCGTTGAGCGTTTTTTATGTATGAAAAAGAATGAGGCTGGACTTGCGGGGAAGAGGGAAAGCGCCAGGTAA
- a CDS encoding ABC transporter ATP-binding protein: MLTLNNVEVMYGKVILVLKGMSMHVPEGKIVALLGSNGAGKTTTLRAISGLLKSENGEVTDGSLEYAGSVITGREPEEIVKSGIFQVMEGRRVFEHLSVEENLIAGAHTRRERGSLKDEMEQVYHYFPKLKMLRTRTAGYLSGGEQQMLAIGRALMARPRLLLLDEPSLGLAPLLVKEIFSIIKKINEEQGTTILVVEQNANVALSIADYGYIMENGRIVLEGDVESLQSNEDVREFYLGMSDGKRKSFRQVKHYKRRKRWL, from the coding sequence ATGCTAACACTGAACAACGTGGAAGTGATGTACGGCAAGGTGATTCTCGTCCTGAAGGGGATGTCGATGCACGTGCCGGAGGGGAAAATTGTCGCGCTGCTCGGCAGCAACGGCGCGGGCAAGACGACGACGCTGCGGGCGATATCCGGCCTGCTGAAAAGCGAGAACGGCGAAGTGACGGACGGCAGCCTGGAGTACGCGGGAAGCGTCATCACCGGGAGAGAGCCGGAGGAAATCGTCAAAAGCGGAATTTTTCAGGTGATGGAAGGCAGGCGCGTGTTCGAGCATCTCAGCGTGGAGGAAAATCTCATCGCCGGAGCCCATACGCGGCGGGAGCGCGGCTCGCTCAAGGACGAGATGGAGCAGGTCTACCATTACTTTCCCAAGCTGAAAATGCTGCGCACAAGAACGGCTGGCTACTTGAGCGGCGGCGAACAGCAGATGCTGGCGATCGGCCGGGCGCTGATGGCCCGTCCACGGTTGCTCTTGCTCGATGAGCCATCGCTCGGTTTGGCCCCGCTGCTCGTGAAGGAAATTTTTTCGATCATCAAAAAGATCAACGAGGAGCAAGGCACAACGATACTCGTCGTCGAGCAAAACGCGAATGTCGCCCTGTCCATTGCCGATTACGGCTACATCATGGAAAACGGCAGGATCGTGCTGGAAGGGGACGTGGAGTCGTTGCAGTCCAACGAGGACGTTCGCGAGTTTTACTTGGGTATGAGTGACGGGAAGCGAAAAAGCTTTCGCCAGGTGAAGCACTACAAACGGCGGAAGCGCTGGTTGTGA
- a CDS encoding ABC transporter substrate-binding protein, with protein MKKRMQAISVAILSAVLIAGCGGGGQSSAPAATGGSSGNSSGGTSAPAATAPAATIKIGGLFDETGGTGDVGKPYAEGEKAYIDYLNSKGGIEGAKVELIGVDYAYKVPEAVKIYQKFIKQDKVSAILGWGTGDTEAMKELIAKDKVPFISASYSEALTQVNQHPYNFMTAATYSDQAKVAIKWFRDNWKGSGNPKLALLYNDTPFGKSPIEDAKAYAASVGVDVVDEQIVDLKALDATPQLLNMQKKNPDFAIIQQTWGATATILKDAKKLGLTTKFIGLNWAAGEGVITLAGDAAEGYIGVITHAFPYENLPGLKEIEDYLATKGEKLADKNQKFVQGWVAAKIMVEGIKNAGDNLTGEGIKAGIEKISNLEFGGLAAPVSFSADNHRGTTQVRLGEVKNGKFEIITDYIGY; from the coding sequence ATGAAAAAACGGATGCAAGCGATTTCGGTTGCGATTCTCTCTGCGGTATTGATCGCAGGCTGCGGGGGAGGCGGACAGTCAAGCGCTCCGGCCGCGACAGGCGGCTCGTCGGGCAATTCGTCGGGCGGCACAAGCGCTCCGGCTGCAACTGCGCCTGCGGCCACGATCAAAATCGGCGGGCTGTTTGACGAAACGGGCGGAACCGGAGACGTCGGCAAGCCGTACGCAGAGGGCGAAAAGGCGTACATTGACTACCTCAACTCCAAAGGCGGCATCGAGGGGGCGAAGGTCGAGCTGATCGGCGTGGACTACGCCTACAAAGTCCCGGAGGCGGTGAAAATTTATCAAAAGTTCATCAAGCAGGATAAAGTCTCGGCGATTTTGGGCTGGGGAACCGGAGACACGGAAGCGATGAAGGAGCTGATCGCCAAAGACAAAGTGCCGTTCATCTCCGCCTCCTACTCCGAAGCGCTGACGCAGGTCAACCAGCATCCGTACAACTTCATGACGGCTGCCACCTACTCCGATCAGGCCAAAGTCGCGATCAAATGGTTCCGCGACAACTGGAAAGGCAGCGGCAATCCGAAGCTGGCCTTGCTCTACAACGACACCCCGTTCGGCAAGTCGCCGATTGAGGACGCCAAAGCGTACGCCGCTTCCGTAGGCGTGGACGTCGTGGATGAGCAGATTGTCGATCTCAAGGCGCTCGACGCGACACCGCAGCTTCTTAACATGCAAAAGAAAAATCCCGACTTCGCCATCATCCAGCAGACGTGGGGAGCGACGGCTACCATTTTGAAGGATGCGAAAAAGCTCGGGCTGACGACCAAATTCATCGGCTTGAACTGGGCGGCGGGCGAAGGCGTCATCACGCTGGCGGGCGACGCGGCGGAAGGCTACATCGGCGTCATCACGCACGCCTTCCCGTACGAAAATTTGCCGGGACTGAAAGAAATCGAAGACTACCTCGCCACCAAAGGAGAGAAGCTGGCGGACAAAAACCAGAAGTTCGTCCAAGGCTGGGTCGCAGCGAAAATCATGGTGGAAGGAATTAAAAATGCGGGCGACAATTTGACAGGCGAAGGAATCAAGGCGGGCATCGAAAAAATTTCCAACCTGGAGTTTGGCGGCCTGGCTGCTCCTGTCTCCTTCTCGGCTGATAATCACCGCGGAACGACGCAGGTGCGGCTCGGCGAAGTGAAAAACGGCAAGTTCGAGATCATTACGGACTACATCGGCTACTAA